Proteins encoded together in one Neobacillus sp. FSL H8-0543 window:
- a CDS encoding YwpF-like family protein, which translates to MKTFKLIAMDVVEEAGKSVEIPLEDGLIINKENEKATWLLEAYTELSLYDYFKNIQEQSRELIVEVVITKPDNDPAYFQTKVVVLNKFEKNISVLMEGRLRRNKSDYSELLLDTLLEKGLDGPALLSEFKEKMKSKPKLKMKNPK; encoded by the coding sequence GTGAAAACCTTTAAGTTGATTGCAATGGACGTGGTAGAGGAAGCTGGAAAATCGGTAGAGATCCCATTAGAGGACGGCTTAATTATTAATAAAGAAAATGAAAAAGCTACTTGGCTCCTTGAGGCCTATACGGAACTTTCCCTCTATGATTATTTTAAAAATATTCAGGAACAAAGTCGTGAACTTATCGTCGAGGTTGTGATCACGAAACCAGATAACGATCCTGCCTATTTTCAAACCAAGGTTGTCGTGTTAAATAAATTTGAAAAGAATATAAGCGTCCTGATGGAAGGCCGATTGCGCCGCAATAAGAGTGATTATTCTGAGTTGTTGCTAGACACCCTCCTTGAAAAAGGTCTCGACGGCCCTGCCCTCCTGTCCGAATTCAAGGAAAAAATGAAAAGCAAACCCAAACTAAAAATGAAAAATCCTAAATAA
- the fabZ gene encoding 3-hydroxyacyl-ACP dehydratase FabZ: MLDITQIKEIIPHRYPFLLVDRILEVEDGVRAIGIKNVSANEEFFNGHFPDYPVMPGVLIVEALAQVGAVAMLKKEENRGRLAFFAGIDSCRFKKQVKPGDQLRLEVEIIRLRGPIGKGKAVATVDGEIACEAEITFALGEKKE; encoded by the coding sequence ATGCTTGATATTACACAAATAAAAGAAATCATTCCTCATCGTTATCCATTTTTGCTGGTTGATCGGATCTTGGAAGTGGAAGATGGGGTTAGAGCCATTGGAATTAAAAATGTGAGCGCCAATGAAGAATTTTTCAATGGCCATTTTCCTGATTATCCTGTAATGCCTGGGGTGCTGATTGTCGAGGCACTTGCACAGGTTGGGGCAGTGGCTATGCTGAAAAAAGAGGAAAACCGCGGACGTCTTGCTTTTTTTGCCGGAATTGATAGTTGCCGCTTTAAAAAGCAAGTAAAACCAGGTGACCAGCTCCGCCTCGAGGTGGAAATAATAAGACTGCGCGGACCAATCGGAAAGGGCAAAGCTGTTGCCACCGTTGACGGTGAAATCGCCTGTGAAGCGGAAATTACCTTTGCGTTAGGAGAGAAAAAAGAGTAG
- a CDS encoding DNA-directed RNA polymerase subunit beta has product MSVNQMRSREEYRRTKEDEQEKKMATVARPKIRVRLIPVWLRIVLLAVMVVGCVIGGAMFGYGILGGGNATEVLNKSTWTHILELIEKK; this is encoded by the coding sequence ATGTCAGTAAACCAAATGAGGTCCAGGGAAGAATATAGAAGGACCAAGGAAGATGAGCAGGAGAAGAAAATGGCTACGGTTGCACGTCCGAAGATTCGTGTCCGCCTTATCCCGGTTTGGCTGCGGATTGTTCTTTTGGCGGTTATGGTCGTTGGCTGTGTGATAGGCGGAGCCATGTTTGGTTATGGAATTCTCGGTGGAGGTAATGCAACGGAAGTTTTAAATAAATCGACCTGGACACATATCCTTGAACTAATTGAAAAAAAATAA
- a CDS encoding rod shape-determining protein yields MFARDIGIDLGTANVLIHVKGRGIVLNEPSVVAIDKNTNRVLAVGEEARRMVGRTPGNIVAIRPLKDGVIADFDVTEAMLKHFINKLNVKGFLSKPRILICCPTNITSVEQKAIKEAAEKSGGKKIYLEEEPKVAAIGAGMEIFQPSGNMVVDIGGGTTDIAVLSMGDIVTSSSIKMAGDKFDMEILNHIKREYKLLIGERTSENIKINIATVFQGSRSESMEIRGRDMVSGLPRTITVHSEEIEAALRESVSVIVQAAKSVLERTPPELSADIIDRGVILTGGGALLHGIDMLLADELKVPVLVAENPMDCVAIGTGIMLDNIDRLPKRKLG; encoded by the coding sequence ATGTTTGCTAGGGATATTGGGATCGATTTGGGAACGGCGAACGTGTTAATTCACGTGAAGGGCCGTGGAATTGTATTGAATGAGCCATCTGTTGTGGCCATCGACAAGAATACAAACCGTGTTCTTGCTGTTGGTGAAGAGGCTCGCCGCATGGTTGGACGGACACCAGGAAATATTGTCGCGATTCGCCCGTTAAAAGACGGAGTAATCGCTGACTTTGACGTAACGGAAGCAATGTTAAAACATTTCATTAATAAGCTAAATGTAAAAGGGTTTCTTTCGAAGCCGCGTATTTTGATTTGCTGCCCAACGAATATTACAAGCGTTGAGCAAAAGGCAATCAAAGAAGCTGCTGAAAAAAGCGGCGGCAAAAAGATTTACTTAGAAGAAGAGCCAAAGGTTGCTGCGATTGGCGCGGGAATGGAAATTTTCCAGCCGAGCGGGAATATGGTTGTCGACATCGGTGGTGGAACGACGGATATTGCCGTTCTATCGATGGGTGATATCGTTACTTCTTCCTCGATCAAAATGGCGGGCGACAAGTTCGACATGGAGATTCTTAACCACATCAAGCGCGAGTACAAGCTATTGATTGGTGAGCGGACGTCTGAAAATATTAAAATCAATATTGCGACCGTTTTCCAAGGCTCACGCTCTGAATCAATGGAAATCCGCGGACGTGACATGGTTAGCGGCTTGCCGCGCACCATCACCGTTCATTCGGAAGAAATCGAAGCAGCACTGCGCGAATCGGTTTCGGTGATCGTTCAAGCGGCAAAAAGCGTCCTAGAGCGCACACCGCCGGAACTTTCAGCAGACATCATCGACCGCGGCGTCATCCTTACGGGCGGCGGAGCATTGCTGCACGGTATTGATATGCTGCTTGCAGACGAATTGAAGGTTCCTGTCTTAGTTGCCGAGAATCCAATGGACTGCGTAGCCATCGGAACAGGCATCATGCTCGACAACATCGATCGACTGCCAAAGAGAAAACTTGGTTGA